The stretch of DNA CCTATTATTCTGTTTATGCACAATGTTTGGTCGATTTAACGGAGGTTGCTATGATTGCTTCTACGGACCAAGGATCGGGCGGTGGTATGGGAATGGGGGCAGGAAGTTCTAATAATTTGTCGGGCAATGCCGCTCTAGATAGTTTGGTGGATATTTTGTACGACGATAGTGTAACGGCAAGTGGAATTGGTGCCGATTTTACAATTAGCAAAATGCTTTTGTTAAAGGCTTTTTATGATCTTGAAATTAAAATTAAGGAAACAGAAAAGTATATCGAAAAAGACTTAAAAGAAATTGAATCAAAACAAGAATTAGCCAATTTGTTGACCGAAAAGGCCATTGATCCAGATACCAAAATGATCGAAACCTTAGAACAGGAGTTGGCAAATAATAACTTGAAGCCTAAGGATCGAACGCTCAAAAAGAAAAAGCTACATCAATTAAAAATTAGGCTCAAGCGTGAACATAACGAATTGAACAAAATAGAACAAGATTGGAAAAATGCTGAAAAAGCAGCCAAAACAAAAATTGAAAGCATTCGTGTCTTTATGAAAGATAATTTGTCTTTTGATACACCTTTGGAGTCCAATGAAGATATTTTGGAATATATAAAAGTTAATCTACAAACCTCTGAATATAGAGAAGAACAGGTCTACGAAAATCTTAATATTTTTAATGGCTTGGAACTCGATGGGGAATTTAGTCATAGCGAAAGTAATGGACTGATCGTTAATGTAACAGGAAGTGGAAAGTTTTCCTTGGATGAGTACGCAGAGGATATAGACATCAATAATGTAGATATTTTTATCGAAAAGAATGGTTTTGAAATAAAGGCCAAAGGCTTATCTTTTATTCAAGATTTTGATACCCTAGACCTAATGAGTGGTGTGTTGGTTACTCCAAAGATAGAAGGAGGAGAACATGTTGGGGTAAAAAATAAATACCATTTTGATGTATTTACTTTAAATAAGGATGAGGGAATTAAGTCGCTGATTGAAGACCAAAAACATTATGCCTTAAAGGGCGGAATGGAATAAATTGATGCTTTCAACTAGTGTTTTGATTTCTGGTAGAGCATTGTGGCGATGCAAGCAAATTCTTATGCGTTCTTTGCCTGCAGCAACCGTGGGCATTCGAATTGGGCGAACATCATATCCTTTGGCTGCTAATTGTTGACTTAATTCCAAAACGGCTTCATTGCCTGGCGTTAATAGACATTGAATAGGGCTAAGGCTATTGATATAATGGGCTTGTATTTGGGGCGATAGGAGCGATCGAAAATAATCAATACGTTCCTTTAATTCTTTGATGTAATCGGCTCCTTTTTTTTCTAATAAGCGATAAGCTTCCAATATGTGATGTGTACTATGAGGGCTAAGGGCAGTTGTATAAATAAGTGGTCGGGCATAATTTAATAGATAATCTTTTAATACCTTTGATCCTACCACTGCTGCACCATGTCCTCCCATTGCTTTTCCAAAAGTGTATATTCGAGCAAAAACTTCTTTATGGATACCTGTCTCTACGCATAAACCTTCTCCATAATGCCCACAAATACCTGTGCTATGGGCTTCGTCAACAACTAAATACGCTTGGTATTTTTGGCAAAGTGCCTGAATGGTTTTTAATGGCGCAGCATCTCCATCCATTGAATAAATAGACTCTACCAAAACAAAAATAGTTTTGCCTTGGTGTTCTTGGAGCAATTGCTCTAGTGCTGAGGTATTATTGTGGGCAAAAACAGAACTACGAGCAGGACTCAAGCGTATGCCATCATGGATACTTGCATGGACTAATTCATCGTATAAAATAACATCTGAGCGTCTAGGAATGGCACTTAATAGCCCCAGATTGGCATTGTATCCAGCATTAAAAACCAAGGCTGCTTCTCCTTGGTGAAATTCAGCAATTTTGTCTTCTAATGTTTCTAATAATTCATAATGTCCCGTCAATAATCTTGATCCTGTAGACCCCAACGGAAGCTGGGCAGATATTTCTGCTGCTTTTTTTTGCAATATGGGAGATTGAGCAAGACTTAAATAATCGTTAGAACAAAAGTCGATTAGATGCTCGTGCCTCTTTACGGTTCGTAGTGCTTTATTGGCTTTTCTTCTAGCTAAAAATGCCTGCATGCGTTCTTCTAATAACATGTTTTTTTATAATTTATTCTAAGCGAATTAGTTATAGTTGACAATCTTAAAAATTGTTGATATAGTTTGTATTGAATCGTTTGAAACTAAGAATTGTAGTATATTTGCCTTAACACTTCATTCAATTACAAACAAACACAAATGTACAAAATATATATTGGGGAGGTACCCGTTTTATTGGTTTCAAAAGACGAAGCTGCTTTATACAAAACAGGAAGTTTGAGAGATATGGTCGTTTATCATACTCTAAAGCGCAGAAAAAGCTTGCATCAGATTGTTGACAATTTAGAAAAAGGAACCAAAAGTTACGATTCTATTATTGTTATTTCTGAAGATTTACCGCAATTGAAAGAAGATTTTTTTACCATGTTCAAAATCCATAGAGCTGGGGGAGGTCTTGTATTTAATGACCAAGGAGAAGTTTTGGCCATCCACAGAATGGGACACTGGGATTTGCCCAAGGGCAAGGAGGAAAAAGGCGAGACAATAGAACAAACAGCCATTCGTGAAGTGCAGGAAGAAACGGGAATTCAGCAAATAGATTTAGGTGATTTTATTTGTGATACCTATCATACCTACAAAACCAAGTCAGGGAAACGCATCCTCAAATGGTCTACTTGGTATAAAATGACAACAACAGAAAAAGACCTAACGCCTCAAGAAGAAGAAGATATTGACTTAGCGGTTTGGTTGCCAATGAATGAATTGAAGGAAAAAAAGCCTATTTATAAAAACATACTAGATATATTGAACCACTTATAAATGAACACTGTATACTTAGCTTTAGGGACAAATGTAGGAAATCGTATTGCAAATTTGAACTTGGTACATCACTTAATTAGCCAGAATATTGGTATTGTATCCAAAGAATCTAGTATCTATCAAACGGCTGCATGGGGAGTAGAGGGACAAGAAGATTATTACAATCAAGTATTTTGTGTTAAAACCTCACTTAGTCCAGTCGATTTATTGCACAAATGCCAAGTCATAGAAAAAAAAATGGGCAGAATTCAAGCCATCAAATGGGCACCCCGAATTATAGATATAGACATTCTATTTTTTAATGATATGGTCTTGGCCAAAGACAACTTAAAAATTCCGCATTCGTTATTACAAGAACGAAATTTTGTACTAAAACCTTTGTCCGAAATTGCAGGAGAATGGGAACATCCTATTTTGAAAAAAACAATAACGGAGTTATTAGATGAATGCACGGATGATTTATCTGTTGTACCGCTAAAATTGGCAAATTAAATGTTATGAAAGAGGAAACTATGCACATTGCCAATGGAAACTATATTGTTATAGAGGGGAATATAGGAGCAGGAAAAACTTCTTTGAGCAAATTATTATCGACTGATCTTAATGCTCGTCTGATCTTAGAGGAGTTCTCTGACAATCCATTTTTGCCCCTTTTTTATAAAAATGCAGAACGTTATGCGTTTCCTGTCGAGTTGTTTTTTATGACAGAGAGGCACAAACAATTGCAAGATTTATTAATGAAGGGTAATTTATTCCAAAAGTATGTCGTTTCAGATTATATCTTTTCTAAAACGCTTCTCTTTGCTGGACAAAATTTGGTAGATGAAGAATTGAGGTTATTCCAACGTTTGTTTCATACCTTGAATGCTTCTTTCCCAAAACCTCATTTGTTGGTCTACCTACATCGATCCGTAGATAATTTGTTGACGAATATCTATAAAAGAGGAAGAGCATACGAACAGGATATTAGTGCTGCTTATTTATCAAAAATACAAAATGCTTATTTTGATTTTTTTAGAATGGTTGAACATGATTTATCCATTTTAGTATTGGATGTAGAAGGACTGGATTTCATTAATAATCCTGAACATTACCAAATGGTGGTTCAGCAAATAGAAAAAAAATACTCCAAGGGCTTACATCATTGGAAACTAGAACCTTCTAAAAATTAACGCTAATTTTTAAGAAATGCCCCAATAATGATTGTGAATCCTTTATAGATCGTAATATTAGTACACATAGTTTGTACTTTTGAAAAAAGTAACCTAAATTTATAGAAATGGCTTTTAAAGTATATACCAAAACAGGAGACAAAGGAACTACAGCACTCTTTGGTGGTGCTAGAGTACCTAAGAACCATATCCGTATAGAATCTTATGGAACAGTCGATGAATTAAATTCTTACATTGGTTTGATTCGAGATTCCTTAAGCGATGAACAACTGAAAATTGTCCTAAAAGAAATTCAGGATCGCTTATTTACTTTGGGAGCAATTTTAGCAACCGACCCCTCCAAAAAAAATGTTAAAACGCCAGATTTAAAAGATGAAGATGTTTCTTATCTAGAATCAGAAATTGACCAAATGGAAGAAAAATTAGAGCCATTAAAGTCATTTATTTTGCCTGGCGGACACCCAACCGTTTCATTTTGTCATATTGCCCGTTGTGTTTGCAGAAGAGCAGAACGAATGTGTGTTGCTCTAAATGAGAATGAATTGGTCTTGCCTGTTGTTATGCAATACCTAAATCGTTTGTCTGATTATTTGTTTGTATTAGGACGTTTTGTGGCAAAGAAATTAGATGCGGAAGAAGTTTGTTGGCTTCCTCGTCAATAAATTAGATAAGAGAAATATTGCTAGATTTAGATCCCTTAACAAAGTTTTAAGTTAAAATGGATTAGAAATTGTATACAAGAATAATTGTATCAATTTTGAAATGGTTTGTTGAAACAAGACAAAGGAAGTGAACACGATAGACTTAGTGTGCTCAACAAGTGGTGCGGCTCAGTGTTATTCGGTCATGGACTATGAACTTGAAGCTTACTTATAAGTAAGTCGTGGCATATACTGCTGCATAGTGCCTACTAAACTATGTAGCGAATTGGGTGGATTAGACCAATATAAAAAGAGGCTTATCAATGCCAGATCAACAAATTACTACATCTTAGTAACTCAAAACTAAATCAACTGCTATTCCATGTCTATGAAAAATGTGTTATTATTGATCATTAGCTGCTTAGTTTTCTATACCAAAGGATTGGCTCAACCTGAGGATAATTCTATTACCAGTAATAAAAATGTAAAAGAACTTATCCAAGATGCAGAGACCTACATCAATAAGCAACAATTTAAATTTGCAAAGATAGCGCTAGAAGCTGCTATTAAACAAAAGAAAAAATTTGTGATTGCTTATCGTTTGTTGGGTATTGTTAATGCTAAGCTGAGGAATCATGAGGAAGCAATCACAGCTTACGAAAAATTATTCGAATTGTCGCCCTCTCTTTCAAAAGCTGCTTATTTTGAATGTGCTCAGGTTTATATGAAAATGTATCAATACGATAAGGCGTTGGGCTATTTTCATTTGTACAAAAACGCTGCTTCTTCCGATTATAAAACAGATGAAAGCACCATTCAGATTGGTTATGATATGGTCTTAGGCCGAGAGATTATGAGCTGTCTTTATGCAAGAGAAGTTGACTTAAGAGCAATGAAGGAGGAGTCTTATAACCTTGGAACGGCAATCAATTCGGCTGCTGATGAATATTTACCCACCTTAACAGGAGATGGGCAGTGGCTTATTTTTACTTCTAATAGAGGAGGAGAAAATATTTTGATGAGTAAGCCCAACCTCAAGGGGAGCTGGGCGCAAGCTCGATCAATTTCTAAGGCAATTAATACGCCTAGAAATGAGGGAATGGCAAAGTTAACAGTTTGTGGTCGGATGATTTATTTTTCAGCTTGTGGCTGGGAAAATGTAGAGGGAGGTTGCGATATTTTTGAGGCAGATTTTGATACACAAAATGATTTTGCAGTGGTTGATGAGGTACGACCCTCTAAGGGGTTAAATAGCAAAAAGTGGGACTCTCAACCTGCCATTAGTTGTGATGGAAAAACAATGTATTTTTCTTCTAATCGCAAAAATGGACAAGGAGGCACCGATTTATGGATGAGTACATTGGCTGATGATGGTCTCTGGGAACCACCTGTGAATATGGGCGAATTAATTAATACGACAGGTGATGAAGAGGCACCTTATATTGCACCAGATGGCATTACGCTTTATTTCTCGTCTGATGGTCATCCTGGTTTTGGTGAGGCTGATATTTTTAGAACGGTATTGCAAGAGGATGGTACTTGGTCTAAGCCTGTTAATTTGGGACATTCTGTAAATACTCCTTTTCGAGAGGCAGGGATTGTTATTAGTCCTGATGGAACGAGAGCTTATTATGCTTCTGCACAGGATGGAGGACAAGGAGGTTTGGATATTTATACCATAGCAATGCATCCTGATATTGCTCCTGAAAAAGCGAATGTAATGGTAGATGCTTATGTGTATGATGCTGCTACCAAAGAACCTATTCATAATGTAAAAGTAAAAATAGGAAAGTCTGGGGCAAAAAAACAAGAATTAAAAACAGATGAGCATGGGCGTTTTTTCGCCTGTTTGCCAGACAACAACTCTTACTCCTATATTCTAATGAATCCTAATTATCAAACTTTTGTGGGAGCAGAGTTTTTTAGAAGAAATCCCGATGAACCTACCAAAAAAATTGAAGTGTTTTTAATTCCAAGCACCAAAAAAGTTGAAGCAAAAATTCCTCCTAAACGGAAAGTACGAAAAAATTTATCGGTCTATTTTGATTCTGGAAAATATAATATAACAGCAATCCAAAAGGAACAACTGGAACGAATGGTCAATCAATTTGAGGATAAGTCAACCATCAAACTAAAAGTTACAGGCTTTGCAGATGATGTAGGAAACAAAGATTTTAATTTGGCTTTATCAGTAGAACGGGCAAAGATGGTGGCGGATTATTTGATTAGTCTTGGTTTGAATACAGGACAAGTAGAGCATAGTGGTGGTGGTGTTGTTCAAGGGGATATTGCTAAACATCAGAAACGAAGAGTTGAGATTATCATTTCTAACTAGGGGACTACCTGCCAGAATTAAATAAAAAGGAATATAATATTTCATTCCCTAAATTATTTATGATACTTCCTTCATATTTTGGATAATGCTTAAAAAAAAGGTATCTTTATCAAAGTTCTGATAAGTATCTTAGGGGGGAGAAAACTAAATCAGATCGAACTTCAATCAATTAATACTTACTTGGGTATACCACAACCTATGTTTAATCCTTTTTTATGAAAGATATTCAAATCGAGAAAAAAACGTCATTGTCACCAGATCAATTGGAATTTGCGGCTTCTATTTTAAAAGCTGTAGCACACCCTATCCGTTTATCCATTTTGCAATTATTAGACAACGAAGACCGATTATCTGTGAATGAGATTTGTGAAAGAATAAAAAGTGAGCAATCTTTGACCTCTCATCATTTATCGAATATGAAGTTGAAAGGGATTTTAGGAAGCAAGCGAGAAGGACAGCGTGTCTATTATTACCTAAAATTACCCGCTTTAAATAATTTACTATCTTGTTTAGATACATGTGTTAACTGCTTCTAGGATAGTTACTATCTTAAGAAATGTTAAAAAGGAAACGCTGTAGGCAGAAGCTTGCAGCGTTTTTTTTTATACTACCGTTTTAATTGTATATTTAAATAGCGGACTAAATATTTTCATTCTTGGATGATTTTCTCTCTATCGTATGAAATATTAAGCAATGCACCCTCTTCTTCTTATTTAATGATGTTGCTTGGTTCGTTATTAGCTAGCTTGCGCAACTGTTTTTATAACTCTATAAAATATAACAAGCACTCCATTTATTATGCTTAAGGTACTAACTTTTACTTAATTGTTAAAAGAATAAAACATTAGGCAGTGTGTTGATCTTCATGCGTTTGTTTGGGGGCGATGCAATGAATTATTGATTTTTTATTCATGGATAAAATTAATAAGAGAAATATGCCATTACAAAACAATTGGTTATTGGTATTGCTGACCATTATTATCTATACCCCTATAAAGGCACAATTTTATGTTAATATGGAAGGTGGCTTAAAATGGGATATTGTACAAACTTATGCTTCTAAGGGGGATTTTGAGTTTGTTAAACAACCTGATTTTGTAGGAGGAGCTAGACTGGGCTATGAAATTAATCCTTACCTTGCCTTAGAGTTAGGAGTCTATGTGCATCAACTAAATAATAATTACATTTATCGATTGGATGGAGTTAGTTGGTTGGAGGAAGAACAATGGTTGCCTGCCCAACTTTTGCAATTTCCGATTCGGCTGCGTACAACCATTTTTACCATTCAAAAAAAACTATCCATTCACCCTTATTTGGGCTTAGCGATATTGGTTCATCGACATGAAACAGGGCGTTATGAATGGCGTTTTCAGCAGCAGGCAATTGAAGATCCTACCCATCGTTCTTCGTTTCGGTATGAATATGCAGCAGCATTTAAATCTCGTTATTTAATGTTGGGCGAAGCTGGTTTAATAGGACAATATAAGGTTACTCGTCATTTTAGCATTACGCTTGCTTTAGGGTTTACAATGGGAAGTACTGCTATTCATGAATCATTATTGTATTGGCAAAGAAAGATGCCATCAATTGAGGATGACGGTGTTTTGAACGCCCAATATAAGGGAGATCAGATTACGTTAATGTTAGGGGTTCAATGCCTATTTAAGAGATAGTTTTTGATGTTTCAACATTTTTTACTAATTTAAAAATGCATCTGTATTTTTTTGGAACTCAAAACAAACTCCCTAATGACGATACCTAATATGCGGCTTAAATTTTATATAGGATCTATTCTTATTATAGGATTGCTTGTAGCACTGGCTAAGTTTTACTCTCTTTATGTACTTTGGGCATTTGTTTTTGTTGGTCCGATAATATTGATGGGAATCTATGATGTACTGCAAAATAAGCATGCCATTCGAAAAAATTACCCTTTATTAGGTCGATTGAGGTATACCTTAGAAACCTTTCGCCCTGCTATTCAACAATATTTTGTGGAAGATGACCTAAATGGCAAGCCATTTAGTAGAAGAAAACGCTCCTTAGTTTATCAACGGGCCAAGCAAGAAAATGAAACGGTTCCTTTTGGTACTCAGATTGACATTTATGATGAAGGGTATGAATGGATGGTGCATTCTGCTTATCCGTTGGATGCCTCTAAAATGGATCGATCTCCTAGGGTACGAGTAGGTGGAAAGGATTGCAAACAACCTTATGAATTGAGTTTGTACAATATTTCGGCTATGAGTTATGGCTCTTTGAGTGCCAATGCAGTTACTGCTATGAACAAGGGAGCAAAAAAGGGAAAATTTGCCCATAATACAGGAGAAGGTGGAGTTAGCCCTTATCATCAACAAGGGGGCGATTTGATTTGGCAGTTGGGAACAGGATATTTTGGAGCTAGAGCTGCTGATGGGAACTTTGACCCTCAAAAATACAAAAAAACGGTAGCGCAGGAATGCATTAAAATGATAGAGCTTAAATTGTCTCAAGGGGCTAAGCCTGGAAAAGGAGGGATCTTACCAGCGATTAAGAATACAGTCGAAATTGCTGGGATCAGAGGCGTAAAACCACATGAACCTGTCCTTTCTCCCTCGTATCACAAAGCGTTTAATAGCCCAGAAGGATTGATGCATTTTGTGCAAGAACTAAGAGATTTATCAGGGGGCAAACCCGTAGGGTTTAAGCTTTGTATTGGTAGTGAGAAAGAGTTTTATGATATGTGCAAAGCTATGATTAAGACCAATATTTGTCCCGATTTTATTACGATTGATGGAGGAGAAGGTGGAACGGGGGCTGCTCCTGTAGAATTTTCGGATTCTTTGGGGATGCCCATGAAGGATGGTTTGTCTTTTGCTGTTGATACGTTGCGAGGGTTTAATCTCAAAAAGGATATTGTTGTAATTGCTGCTGGTCGGATAACTTCTGCTTTTGATCTTGTCAAAGCCTTAGCTTTAGGGGCAGATGCTTGTTATAGTGCTAGGGCTATGATGATGGCAGTGGGCTGTATTCAAGCCTTAGAATGTCACACCAATCAATGCCCAACAGGGGTTGCTACACAGGACAAAAAATTAATGAAAGGTCTGGATGTTGAAGATAAATCAGATCGAGTATATCATTTTCATAAAAAAACGCTGTATGCTTTTGTGGATATGATGGCAGCCGCAGGAATTGATCACCCATCTAAGATTAAACGCAAGCATATTTTTGAGCGAACAACGATTGGAATGGTTCGCCGTTATGACCAATTGTATCCCAACATTCCAATAGGTTGTTGTCTGAATACAGATGAAATACCTGAGGTGTTCAAAAAAGAAATGCTCATGTTACTAGAGGATGCAGAATAATTGTGCTTAGGAATTGCTGTTATAAAATAAATAGATGCTGCCTAAAGCTTATGGTGCTTGGTCTTTTTTTATGTTGTGGAAAAACTGCGCAAACTCAGGTTGATTTTGAGCTGATGGAACAACAGATGATTGATAATTATCAAATTTTAAAAGAGGCCTATGAGAATGGGAACCCTGAGCGACAACAAATTTTTGGCAAAAAACTGAAACGTCAAATTATGTTTGCTTTGTTGCAAAAAGGGAGTTATTATTATCCTTTTTTTAGATTGCGGAGATACATTCAAATGGTGGAATCTCAAGATAAAAAAATTCGCATTTTTAGCTGGGATGGAATGGTTGGAGGGAATTGGCGAAAAATGTATTCCATTGCTCAATTTAGAGGCGTTCAAAATCAATCCTATTTTAAGATATTATCGGATGGAGAACAAATCGTTCATCGTTATCAAGATGTTTGCATCCATGCCATTCATCAAGTCCCTGCTCCCCAAAATAATGGCAGTTACTATGTAGTAATTGGAAAGGGAAGCCATGCCAAGGGACAGCAACATACCACTGTTCGTGTATTTTACTTTTCTCATAATGAATTATTGGAGTGTAGCGATTGTTTTGAACAAGGGGAAACTTATTGGACAATTAATAGTTCTATCTATTATCCCATTGATCTAACCTACGATTCTAAACGGAAACAAATTCGTTATTTAAAGCCAACTTATGATCCCAAAACAGGGAATCGCCAAAGAGGGAGGTATCATAGATTGTATTGGCGAGAAGGGAAGTTTAGTGCAGATGGAAATTAGCACTAAAATTTTCTCTGATTGGGAAACTAAATAAGAGAACTTGGCGGTTAATAGATGAGAATGTTTATCGATAAATTAAAAATCAAAACCCTTTATGTTGGACGTTGGCTTAATGTTGTTTTTGTTTCTGCTTGTACCTGTTTTATTAGAAGTTGGCACTCGATTACTTTTTTACTTTTCAAGTTTTTCAACAATAAAAAAAGAATGGCTTCTATTGGTGGATACCTTAAAAATAACTACTTATGCTTCTCCCAAAAACGCTTTTAAAGAGTCCATTAATGGGTTTAAATTAACTGCTTCAGGCAGAGTTGACCAGCATAATGTTTTTCTTGCTTGGTCCAAACCTATGAGAGATAACCAAGGAAAGATGTTTTGTAAAGTAGAGCTAAAAAATCCTAGGAAGGTGAGCTTAGATTTATGCAAAGGGGTTAGCCTTTTAAAAAGGGGAAATATGCAAGTAGAGGATGCCTATTTTCAAGAAAAGTTTAAAATTTCAACCAATAATGAAGCTGGAATGCAGCAAGTCCTAACGGATGATATTTTGCAAAAGATCAGAAGGGTTTTCGCCACAGAATTAGAGGCAACACTAAAAATTGAATGCGTAAAAAATCAGAGCAGCAACAACGACCTTATTTTAGATGTTGGCGATCAATACTTTTTAGTCTATTCCAATTTAAATTATCAAATAAAAAATAAAACGGATCGCTTATTTATAGAAAGAACCTTAGGGGCGATGCTTGATATAGCTCAAAGAATAGATGCCTTAAACTAATTAATCTATTTTTACGATTTTATCAATGTAAATTTGATTCGTGGTTTTTGTTTGAATAAAATAAACCCCTTTTTCTAAACGACTAAGATCAATCTCTAGCGAATTCTTAAAGGCAGCGACTTTTTCGCCAACAGCATTAAAAACAACAATTTCTAAATTTTGCTTAAGGTTGCTAGTCGCCCTTAACTTTCCTTTGGTAGGGTTGGGATAGAATTGAATAATAGAAGCGGCTGTATTATTAGTTCTAATTGGCGTAACATTACTACAATTTAAGGTATGTTGTTGGAAAAATGACCAAATTAGGTGGGTGGCATCAATAGCGCTAGAACTTGGGTCGCCCGATGCGGTCTGAGGCCCCCCTGGCCAAGAGTGCCCGCCATCTTGTGTTGCATAGTGATGGATTTCAGAGCTGCAGTTGCAAGCCCTCCATTTTACCAATGTATAATTGGAATTGTTGACAAGGGTATCTTGGGGAACTGTGCAAGAATTAATTGCTGCCCACGTATTAATAACAGAATCCTGCGGAAGATTGTAATGGCTAGATGGTCCATTTCCAATTCCACCTGAATAAGGGATATGAGTATCTAAATAAGAATGGAAATTAATCACTGGAACAGGGCGAAGGGGGGAACAGTTGGAAATGCTCATTGAGGCAGCGACAGGAGCAATAGCAGCAATTCTGTTGGATAGTTCGCAGGCTAGACGATAGGTCATAAAACCTCCATTTGACATCCCTGTAACATAAATTCGGTTGCTATCTATAGCGTATTGTTGACTTAGACTGTCCAATAAGACCTCAATAAAACCAACATCATCTACCGCAGTATTACTAGCAAAACCACAGCACCAGCCTGCATTCCAAGAACTCGCATTAAGAAAGCCTCCCTTTACACCTTCAGGATAAACAACCACAAAATTTTCAGCATCGGCTTTTAGGCTTAATTGGGAAGTCGCTTGCATGCTATATGCATTCCCAAATCCTCCATGCATTGCTACAACTAATGGCAATGGATTTAGCCCCGTATAGCCCGCAGGCAAATGTAGAAGATAGGTTCTATTATAATTACCATGGCTTAAGCTATCGTATTGAGCTGTTGCAATCATTGGGATTAAGAAAACTAGAGGTAACAAGAAATAGAATCGTAAGGATGAAGTTGGTGACATAATGTACTGGAAAATAGATTTAAAAATAGCAGACGATTAGTGTAGAATAAAGACCCATCTTAGAACGAAAGGTTTAAACTAAAATGAAGGTTTATCTTAATTTTTAAGTTCTTTGACAACCCGAACAGAGCTTGCGACCTCACGAATCCAGCTTGCTGGCTTGTGAGTGATAACGAACCGACCTTAGGGAGCTCATAAGCACTAGCGCACTAGCTAACCTAGCAGCGCAGCTAAACAGAGTGAGTAACAAGGCTCACACAATGAGCCTACAATCAATTTTTATAATAAAAAAAACAGCTAAAAGATACCCCCTTAGCTGTTTTATATCACGAATTAATTCGTTCTATCTAATTTTCTTCCAAGCTTTCCAATTCCATTTCGGCGGTCTCCCATTTTTCCATGGTTTCTGCAAGCTTTACTTTGGTAAGTTCGTATTTTGCCACGGCAGTATCATATTCAGGTGTTCCAAAAATAGACATGTCTGCCATGGTCGCCTCATATTTTTTTAAGTCCTCTTCCAAACGATTAATTTTGCGTTCAGCATTTTGAATATCTTTTTTGAGTTGTTTTAGTCGTTGGTGATATTCTTTCCC from Aureispira anguillae encodes:
- a CDS encoding aminotransferase class I/II-fold pyridoxal phosphate-dependent enzyme; this translates as MLLEERMQAFLARRKANKALRTVKRHEHLIDFCSNDYLSLAQSPILQKKAAEISAQLPLGSTGSRLLTGHYELLETLEDKIAEFHQGEAALVFNAGYNANLGLLSAIPRRSDVILYDELVHASIHDGIRLSPARSSVFAHNNTSALEQLLQEHQGKTIFVLVESIYSMDGDAAPLKTIQALCQKYQAYLVVDEAHSTGICGHYGEGLCVETGIHKEVFARIYTFGKAMGGHGAAVVGSKVLKDYLLNYARPLIYTTALSPHSTHHILEAYRLLEKKGADYIKELKERIDYFRSLLSPQIQAHYINSLSPIQCLLTPGNEAVLELSQQLAAKGYDVRPIRMPTVAAGKERIRICLHRHNALPEIKTLVESINLFHSAL
- a CDS encoding NUDIX hydrolase, whose protein sequence is MYKIYIGEVPVLLVSKDEAALYKTGSLRDMVVYHTLKRRKSLHQIVDNLEKGTKSYDSIIVISEDLPQLKEDFFTMFKIHRAGGGLVFNDQGEVLAIHRMGHWDLPKGKEEKGETIEQTAIREVQEETGIQQIDLGDFICDTYHTYKTKSGKRILKWSTWYKMTTTEKDLTPQEEEDIDLAVWLPMNELKEKKPIYKNILDILNHL
- the folK gene encoding 2-amino-4-hydroxy-6-hydroxymethyldihydropteridine diphosphokinase, which translates into the protein MNTVYLALGTNVGNRIANLNLVHHLISQNIGIVSKESSIYQTAAWGVEGQEDYYNQVFCVKTSLSPVDLLHKCQVIEKKMGRIQAIKWAPRIIDIDILFFNDMVLAKDNLKIPHSLLQERNFVLKPLSEIAGEWEHPILKKTITELLDECTDDLSVVPLKLAN
- a CDS encoding deoxynucleoside kinase, translating into MKEETMHIANGNYIVIEGNIGAGKTSLSKLLSTDLNARLILEEFSDNPFLPLFYKNAERYAFPVELFFMTERHKQLQDLLMKGNLFQKYVVSDYIFSKTLLFAGQNLVDEELRLFQRLFHTLNASFPKPHLLVYLHRSVDNLLTNIYKRGRAYEQDISAAYLSKIQNAYFDFFRMVEHDLSILVLDVEGLDFINNPEHYQMVVQQIEKKYSKGLHHWKLEPSKN
- a CDS encoding cob(I)yrinic acid a,c-diamide adenosyltransferase, with translation MAFKVYTKTGDKGTTALFGGARVPKNHIRIESYGTVDELNSYIGLIRDSLSDEQLKIVLKEIQDRLFTLGAILATDPSKKNVKTPDLKDEDVSYLESEIDQMEEKLEPLKSFILPGGHPTVSFCHIARCVCRRAERMCVALNENELVLPVVMQYLNRLSDYLFVLGRFVAKKLDAEEVCWLPRQ
- a CDS encoding OmpA family protein → MSMKNVLLLIISCLVFYTKGLAQPEDNSITSNKNVKELIQDAETYINKQQFKFAKIALEAAIKQKKKFVIAYRLLGIVNAKLRNHEEAITAYEKLFELSPSLSKAAYFECAQVYMKMYQYDKALGYFHLYKNAASSDYKTDESTIQIGYDMVLGREIMSCLYAREVDLRAMKEESYNLGTAINSAADEYLPTLTGDGQWLIFTSNRGGENILMSKPNLKGSWAQARSISKAINTPRNEGMAKLTVCGRMIYFSACGWENVEGGCDIFEADFDTQNDFAVVDEVRPSKGLNSKKWDSQPAISCDGKTMYFSSNRKNGQGGTDLWMSTLADDGLWEPPVNMGELINTTGDEEAPYIAPDGITLYFSSDGHPGFGEADIFRTVLQEDGTWSKPVNLGHSVNTPFREAGIVISPDGTRAYYASAQDGGQGGLDIYTIAMHPDIAPEKANVMVDAYVYDAATKEPIHNVKVKIGKSGAKKQELKTDEHGRFFACLPDNNSYSYILMNPNYQTFVGAEFFRRNPDEPTKKIEVFLIPSTKKVEAKIPPKRKVRKNLSVYFDSGKYNITAIQKEQLERMVNQFEDKSTIKLKVTGFADDVGNKDFNLALSVERAKMVADYLISLGLNTGQVEHSGGGVVQGDIAKHQKRRVEIIISN
- a CDS encoding ArsR/SmtB family transcription factor — encoded protein: MKDIQIEKKTSLSPDQLEFAASILKAVAHPIRLSILQLLDNEDRLSVNEICERIKSEQSLTSHHLSNMKLKGILGSKREGQRVYYYLKLPALNNLLSCLDTCVNCF